The genomic interval AAATTTTATCAAGTTGCTTCTGGTTATGAGTAAATTTGCTGATGTTAATGGATGTATCGGGTTATGGATTGAAGAACACTAATTGGGGATATGGGAcgatcaatatttttttttgcagtTGTTCTTTGCAAGTGTTGACTATTTGTCCTGTGTTTTGTGTGGGCTATCGTTCAATTATCAGAGCTGGCTAGGCATTGTAGAAAGCTCTGTACTCTTAATGTTGTGCATGTCCTACCCACTCCATACTCACCCCTTTTCAACTTCCAAAATCATCTAGAAACATGTTTAAAAGAAACATAATTCTTGAGCTATGGCATCCATTGTCCCATCAAAGACCACCCTAACCCCCAAGTTTCACGCTTTCTTCAAAAGGGCTTCTCAGAATTCACTGAAGGAATTGTTGGGAAAGCATTGCACGCACTTTGCGTGAAAGGTGTTATTCAACTCAACACATTCTATACAAATACCTTGATTAACATGTACCCCAAGTTCGGTAGCATAAACTATGCTcaacatgtttttgatgaaatgTTGGACAAAAATGATGCTTCTTGGAATAACATGATGTCGGGGTTTGTTCGAGTAGGTCGGTACCATGGAGCTATGAAATTCTTTTGCCATATGTTAGAATACGGTATTACCCCAAGCAGTTATGTAGTTGCTAGTTTGGTGACTGCCTGTGATAGGTCAGGGTGCATGACTGAAGGGGCACTTCAGATTCATGATTATGTCGTCAAATGCGGTTTGATGTCTAATGTGTTCGTTGGTACTAGTTTGCTGCACTTTTATGGTACACATCGTATGGTTTCTGAGGCTAACAAACTCTTTGAGGAGATTGAGGAACCCAATATAGTCTCTTGGACTTCTTTGATGGTTTGCTATGCAGATAATGGGTATGCAAAAGAAGTTCTAAATATTTATCGACATTTAAGAAATAACAGGTTAATTTGTAATGAAAATACAATGGCTACAGTTATTAGAACTTGTGGAATGTTTGGGGATAAAAGTAAAACCATGGGTTATCAGATCCTTGGAGATGTTGTCAAATCTGGATTGGACACCGGTAGTGTCTCAGTGGCGAACCCCCTTATATCCATGTTTGGTAATTATGATAGTGTAGAGGAGGCATCATGTGTGTTTAATAACATGAAGGAACGAGACACTATTTCTTGGAATTCAATTATTACTGCAAGTGCACATAATGGTCATTTCAAAGAATCTATAGGACACTTCTTTTGGATGCGTCGTACTCACACGGAAACAAATTATATTACTTTATCAGCCTTGTTACCGGTATTCGGTTCTGCACAACATTTGAAGTGGGGAAGAGGACTTCACAGTCTAATATTAAAATCTGGACTGGAATCAAATGTTTGTATATGTAATAGTCTTTTAAGTATGTATTCTCAGGCTGGATCATCTGAGGATGCAGAGTTTGTTTTTCATACAATGCcagagaaagatttaatttcaTGGAATTCCATGATGGCAAGCCATGTTGAAGATGGAAAGTATTCACATGCCATACAACTTCTGATTGAGATGCTCAAAACAAGAAAGGCAACGAACTACGTAACTTTTACAACTACATTATCTTCCTGTTATAATTTAGAAAAACTAAAGATTGTTCATGCCTTTGTGATTCATTATGGCCTACATCACAATTTAATCATAGGTAATACATTGGTTACCATGTATGGGAAGTTTGGCTTGATGGATGAAGCACAGCAGGTGTGCAAACTAATGCCTGAAAGAGATGTGGTAACATGGAATGCGCTGATAGGTGGCCATGCTGATAACAAAGAACAAAATGCAGCAATTGAAGCATTCAACTTATTGAGAGAAGAAGGTTTGCTTGTAAACTACATTACTATTGTCAATCTTCTCAGTGCTTGTTTGTCTCCTGATTATCTTTTGGAACATGGAATGCCAATACACGCACACATAATTGTGTCAGGATTTGAATTAAATACGCATGTCCAAAGCTCCCTAATTACAATGTATGCCCAGTGTGGTGATCTTAATACAAGTAACTATATTTTTGATGCAATAGCTAATAAAAATTCTAGTACTTGGAATGCCATTCTTTCTGCAAATGCCCATTATGGGCCTGGTGAGGAAGCACTAAAATTTATTGCAAGGATGGGAAATGACGGGGTTGATTTAGATCAATTTAGCTTCTCCGTAGCTCTTGCTACTATTGGTAACTTGACGGTATTGGATGAGGGTCAGCAGCTTCATAGCTGGATAATTAAACTTGGGTTCGAGTCAAATGAATATGTTTTAAATGCTACAATGGATATGTATGGAAAATGTGGAGAAATCGATAATGTATTTAGAATCCTTCCCCTACCAAAAAGCAGGTCACAGAGGTCTTGGAACATTTTAATATCAGCATTGGCCAGACATGGGTTTTTTCGCCAGGCTGCGGAGGCCTTTCATGAGATGCTTGATCTGGGGATGAGACCTGATCACGTCACTTTTGTTTCACTTCTGTCTGCCTGCAGCCATGGAGGTTTGGTGGATGAGGGTCTTGCATACTTCTCTTCAATGAGTACCGAATTTGGTGTCCCTACTGGAATAGAGCATTGTGTATGCATAATTGATCTTCTTGGGCGATCAGGAAAGCTTGCAGAGGCTGAAGCTTTCATTGATAAGATGCCAGTCCCACCAAATGACCTCGTTTGGTGTAGCTTGTTGGCTTCTTGCAAAATACACGGAAATTTGGAGCTCGGGAGGAAAGCTGCTGATCGTCTTTTAGAGCTGGACTCATCTGATGATTCGGCCTATGTTCTTTATTCAAATGTCTGTGCATCTACACAAAGGTGGGGAGATGTAGAGAATGTGAGAAATCAAATGGAATCACACAGCTTAAAGAAGAAACCGGCCTGTAGTTGGATCAAGTTGAAAAACAAGGTTATGACTTTTGGTATGGGAGACCAGTTTCATCCACAAACTGCACAAATCTATGGAAAGTTAGAAGAGCTAAGAAAGATGGCTAGAGAGGAAGGCTACATGCCAGACACAAGCTATGCATTACAAGATACAGATGAATAACAAAAGGAGCATAATCTTTGGAACCATAGTGAGAGAATTGCCCTTGCATTTGGTTTGATTAATAGTCCCGAAGGCTCACCTCTTAGAATTTTTAAGAATCTTCGTGTTTGTGGTGATTGCCACTCTGTTTTCAAGCTAGTTAGTAAAACTGTTGGTAGGAAAATCACAGTAAGGGATTCATACCGGTTTCATCATTTCTATGGTGGCAAGTGTTCTTGTTCAGACTACTGGTAGTAGATTGAACTTTGTTGGatttagtaaataaaaatgttatatttggCAGTTTATTGAGTTTGATTTCAATATGttgtgcaattttttttatactgtTTCTGAATCATACATGCCACCATTGTGACATTGTCCCAAATGTACAATAAATTTCTGAGAACATGAACTGCTGtataaatcttaaaaattgcAGATTATCTTGGTGAAATTTTGATCGTGTTACATGATGAGTATACTGAACATTTTAcggtttatttattttgtctccATATAGCCAAATTAAGTTACtttggccaattaaaaaaatatgaatgtatTAAGGGTCCTCTATGTGAATATGTTAAGTTTACTGCTTAGGAATTATCCTGACAGTTGCATTACAAAACTCATATCTCAAGTTATAGAACTCTTAACGAGATAGGGTTTGTGTTAAACAAAATCTAATATGAAATGCATATTGACTATAAATTAAAGAATTTTAGTTGTATTATAATGCTTTTATTCGGTGTTCAAATTTGGCGTAGAATCTGTTAGTGTCCAATTGCGGCTGTCAGGCAATGCAATGGCAGATCTTGTGCATCTGTTAAATTATTATAGTTGTCATTGTTAAATTTGTTATATGGTTTTCTCATGTTCCTGAAATGTTATGAGTGACAATTGCCCGTGTGCTTGCATTCTGGATGAGATTTCAGCTTTGTGTATTTTGAGTGAGTAGTAATTTGTATCATGATTTGAATTTTCAAttgtaatattaataaaaaataattccaTTTTTGAAATATTCTCTTTGCTTCACATATTGTTAAGTTGTAAGCATTCTCTTCTTACTCCTTTGTGAAGAGAATAAAAGAGAATGGAGAAGAGAGAAGATTGGAGATCAATTCTACCATATTTACCCGTGCTGATGCGTTCTCCTTCTCTTTTTTGGCCGTCTCAAGTGGTGGAAACTCTCAGAGAAATCGGAAGCGGCCGAGTCGACTCAGGCCAACTCTTATACATCGCCATTACCGAACTCAGGAATTCTCTTTCTCTATCTTCCGAACCTTTAGCTCCTTCTGCTGCACATGGATATGCCCTCTTCTTCGATGAGGTAATATACTACACAGGTAACTCCACCTTTTTAGAacctcaaattttttaattttgaattcagATTTCTTGTAATATTGGGATGCACGGGTTTTGCTGATTATCGATGAATGACGAATTgttctattaataaaaaacaagGACTCATGATTGTTTGTTTCAGCTGATCTCTAGAGAGGAATGTAGGAAGTGGTTTGAAGAGGTGCTTCCAGCATTGGGAGATTTGCTTTTAAGGTTACCATCTTTGTTGGAAGCACACTATGAAAATGCGGATATGGTTATTGATGGAGAGGGAGCCACCATCAGAACTGGTCTTCGCATGCTGGATTCACAGGAACCTGGGATAGTGTTTCTTACCCAGGTTTTCTTTGTTACTAAAAATTGTGTGCTTTCTTCTTTTTGGTACCTTTTTGTTGCCCACTTTTAATGGTTGAAGATTATTTTTAAACCGAATTTCATCTATAAGGCTACGGGTACTTGACATTTAAATTCTCAAACCTCTTTACTTTGCGTTTTTACTGCAACAAGATAAAATTTACCTGCTCTTCAAGAACTCAATAATACAATTTGGCTGCTACTGGCATCACCACCACCGTCACAACTCTTGCATAATTAAGGCTGCTTCGGCTACATTTATAGGGTATATTATCATGACATACATGCTATTGATAGTTATAATTTACAAATGCAATTTCTTGCTTTTCAGGAGCTGATTGCTGCTCTTCTTGTATGCTCATTTTTATGTCTATTCCCAGTCCATGACAGATATGAGAAACAACTTCAACCAGTTAACTTTGATGAGTTGTTTGCGTAAGAAATCTTAagctattttaatttttaatcttatCACTTGTTCATTCAATTGCTTGTTTTGGCCTTCATTTTGATCATCTTATTTCTCCCAAGTGGTGTCAAGCCGTCAATGGTATTTGCATGTTTGTGTGTGTGAGTTACTCAACGATAGTAAATGAGAAGGATAGAAAGAATGGACCAAATCAAATGCCTTGTTTCACatgttattacaatttttttttgaaatccaGGTGATCAGCTATGCTTGTGCATTTTCAGGAGTCTCTATGATGATTACAGTCAAAAACAGGAAAATAAGATTTGGTGCATCATTCACTATTTTCAAAGGATAACCTCTAATATGCCTAAGGGTGTTGTCTCATTTGAGCGAAAAGTACTTGCATGGGAAGATGATTCCGTTCACGTTTCTTACCCTGATACTAACTTTTGGAGCACTTCTGTTATACCACTATGTAGATTTGAGGTATTTGAAGGagatttattttcaattgtTCATATAACTAATCTCTTATAATGATCCACTTGGTTGGTAATAGGTGATACTATTGCATTTTAATAGGTTCAAAGTTCAGGACGCATAGAAGATCACTCAAGTGAAGCTGTCGAAGTGGATTTTGCGAATGAATATCTTGGTGGTGGTGCTCTTCGTAGGGGTTGTGTGCAGGTGCaaaatgtttataattatatttccATCCTTAGCCTCTTATGCTTAATTGTTAGGTGATTGATAGCTTTTTTAGGACGTAGTTCCTGATATCTATACCTGTGTAGATTCTGCAGCTTTGGATATTTTTGTCACTTGAGCTTTCAGCCTACTAATGTTTAATATATTGCTTGTTATTGTCTGATATAGGAGGAAATTCGCTTCATGATCAATCCAGAATTGATTTCTGGCATGCTTTTCTTGCCGTCCATGGCAGATAATGAGGCTATAGATATTGTTGGTGTGGAAAGGTTCTCGAGTTATAAAGGGTTAGTGTTACTAAATGGATCTAAATTTTAGTAAGAAATGAATATTTTTAGTGTGGCTTTCCTTacttcaaaagtaacatgaagATTGAAACTGAAATTTAGATAAGttcagataaaataaatattatgaaacTGAAACAAGCAagctaaattaaataaaacattatacAATAAATtgcaatataatatatatacaacaaAGTGCAATATAAAAGCAGACAGACAAGCGAGTACTTTAGTGACCATCTTTCAACTATTGCATCTCATTATATATTTTCAGCTGTTCAAACATAATTTGTTATTGTGCTTCCTTCCTAAGCTAACAATGATAGTCTCTCCTGATTTCTATAGATACGCATCATCATTTCGATTTTCTGGGGATTATGTGGATGAGAAGGATTTAGATGCTCTTGGAAGACGTAAAACTAGGATTGTTGCAATCGATGCATTATGCGGCCCAGGGATGAGGCAATACAGGGAAAAATATCTCCTCCGGTTTGTTAATCTTCGTTTAAGTCTCTACTTCTCTTTAGGACGCATATTCATTGTTATTATGCAAGTATGAGAATATAAACTCTTTGTTTGTAGAGTTGCTTTTACTTTCTTTTCCTCAATCTTTTTGAGGAATGTGTCTAATTTACTACTAAGAGTAGCTCTAATAGTAGCCATACACTTAATTCtctcaataatatttattctttCATAAAACCATAATTTAGCTGTGTTTACCTATATAAACTTGGAGAATTACAATAAAGAATTTATGGGGAGCATATTACCAGTTTAGTAACAACAAAGCAATTTATAGGATTGAGTTGTAGAATCAGGCTCTTGCAAGTGTAAGGTAAGGCTGGCAATAGTAAATCCACAATGGAACTGACTCTCCCTGAATCCTAACACCAAGTAGTAACAATTTAGCAtttaagtttgaaatattttggtGAAAAGTTCCTTGTCTTTAATCTTCCCTTCAATACAATAGCTTTCAAAAAACCATCCGATTTTTTCTGAATGTGAAGAAAAGCGATCCATATTGTATTGATCATAGCAGCACGTAGTATAATtaatcttaatatttttgtttttattcaatttttaacgTTACAACATATTATGAATTGAGCATGTTCATTCCCGCAGTGAGATCAACAAGGCATTTTGTGGTTTTCTCCACCAATCTCCATGTCAACAGTATCAGAAAATTCTGCATGAGAACGTATGTTCATCTTACTTGTTTATTATCCATGACTTTCTAGAATCAATGTGATTTTTGTTGTTTCCACTTGGTATTATTGTTTGCTATCTTCATTAGTTATCTGTTTGAATCATTCTTTGTTTCTCTTAGTTTGATGCTGCCAGTGCCACCTCAACATCTATGGATACAAGTGAAGCATCAAATTCATATGAAGAAATCAGAAATTCTCAAAATGATTATGATATGATGGAGAAGAACAATGATATTGGGGTTGCGACTGGAAATTGGGGATGTGGCGCCTTTGGAGGAGATCCCGAAGTAAAGACCATAATTCAGTGGCTTGCAGCTTCTcaagtaattttatattttcagcCAGCTGTGTATAAACATGTAGCTGTAGTCACTGTGTACTTATTtgaataaattagaaatataaTACTTAGATCAAGTCAACCAtatcatatttgataattttcattttagatTTCTTTTGGGGATAGTCAATAATGCGATTAAATTGAAACATCTAAATTTTGATGGCCAGAGGACCATAAAAATAAGCATGCGGTCAAAAAGTGCgatgaaaatgaaatatttgaaattgacACATTAAAAATTTGGCCTCTTGTTTAATTTTGAGTACTTTACAGAAGGTGCTACTACATGTTGAGAAATCGCAGCATGAAACAAAAGGAAACTTTGGGGTCTGTTGACAGTAACAGCTGCAGTACTTGACTGTCATATTACTTTCCTTTGACAATTTTTTGACCTTCCATGCTTGAAGACCTTGAATTTTGTTTTGGTTCATCATATCCCGCAGGCTCAAAGACCTTTCATAGCATACTACACATTTGGCTTGGACGCATTGCAAAACCTAGACAAGGTAACATGACATTTCCTTCACACAGTGGGAGAATCTAAACATGTGATCAACGGCTTTGCTAATAAGCATGTGCATCGAcaagatttatatatttttcttatttcacGTTTAAATGttgatcttttttttcttccctatGAAcgatgatattttttaaagagtTGTACCTATCCAGTCTATTTGCAATTTTACATTCAGATTGAAAATGAGATCAACAACACTGGCTGAGCTAAGTTTATGATTTCCGTCTTCAAATTAAGTTTCCATTTTCTTTGTGGTCTGTTTTACATGTGAATATCTCCTCTGTCAGCATTGCCTCCTTCGTAACTAATTTCACCATAATTAGTAGCAGAGAAATGTCAACAATACAATTTGCAACATTCTCTGTCCAACACTTTTCATGATTGAGTGTAATTTATGCAAATCCCGTCATTTTGGAAATGAAACCCGCATGATTTAGTGGAATTCACATGAATTTTATTGAGTGTTGGAAAGTGTTTTAAAGAGAGTGTAGTAGGCAACACTCCTCTTAGTGGTAATACCATATATGAATCAAATCAATCATCTTCATTTAGTCAAGTGGCTGAAACATTTCGACTTAACTAGAACTTTTCTTGCAGTGTTGATTTCTCACTAGACTTTGGTTGGTATTGTGGCAGGTTGTGTGTTGGATTTTGTTGCAGAGATGGACAGTTGGAGACCTATGGAATATGCTAGTTGAGTACTCAAAAAATAGGTCAAAAGGAGATACTAATGTCGGTTTCCTCCAATGGCTCCTACCATCAATATATGATAATGGTTATATGATGGAGTAATTTGCCAAATGTGCCTTGTTCTGTTGTTTGTCTTTCACTTTCGACAATTTGTTATCTTTGAAGAAAATTTGGTCATTACAAGGAAAAAATAACAGTAGTGAAATGGTTAATATTGTTTTAAACATGTATATACCTTGTATAGTTTGATTTTGAAGCTATAGAAGTTCTATTATTCTTTCATAATTGTACTGTTGACTGTGAAGCTAGAACATAAGCatttcatcattctttttctaaTATAAGCAAATTGCTAATGGTGATCCTTTGGAATTTTAAAGGGAATTTTTTCTACCCTCTATCTTCCTCTCTGCATGGTGGATATATTTTGTTGTCAATTAGTAAGCAGCAAGCAAAGCTAGATTTAATTAACTTTCTAATTTCTATGTCACTTGCGATTTGATTTATGAATAATAATGAACCAAGTTGTGTCCtcaaattgaaaatttcaacCTCCTTACCACTAAAACAATGGTTTTGAAACCCATATTCAAGATATATTGTTTTGgacatatttattttctttaaaactcAATATTTGCATGTGATTCCAACTAGTCCTAATCACCGCATTAATCAATCATGACCGTTGATTTGAGATCAGACTGTTCCAATTTTGAATTAGGTTTTGCACAATAAAACAATATCGGTAGTTTATTTTGATTGAATGACTAAAAATTGTGCGCATAGTAAAACAATATcggttgtttttttttttattggatgaCTAATAGTTGTGTGCAAGTAAAACAATATCCGTagtttattttgatttgatgaCTAATAGTTGTGCGTATAGTAAAACAATATCGGTTGTTTATTTCGATCAGACCaataaaaaatccaaattggaagGGCTATAGAActtcattattatattttctaagaAGTGATATTATACACCCTTCATATGAGATGTAACATATTTTGAATTCTAACACCTTCAAGAATGTAATGTTGTATACCCTCCTTATGCTATAAGGCAAATTTTGAGGAATCTACTTGCTATCCCTACACCTTCCACCTCAACATTTTGGTAAAAATGCAAAAACACTCTTTTGATACTAAAAATTGACAATAACACATAATTTCCTTCATTCTTCACAAAAATTCCTTCATTCTTCACAAAAATTCAGAAccttgaaaaattaaatttgagaaagctttgatattttttatatgtcaaAATACTCGGTATACAAAACTATATACCGACTATTTTGAGTATGAAATGTTCggtatataaattgtttttcataataaaatacTTAGTATCTTTTATAATATCGAATTTTCGTTTTTTAAAAGAGTCGGTATTCGAAAGTACATACCGAGGATTTTGAAAACCAAAAAGCCGATATGTTAATACTATACcgaatattttgattttgataattCAGTACCTATTTTGACATATCggatttttcatttttccaaATAGCCGGAAcccattttattaatttttatatttttttatttagtggCTAGGAGTAGATGCCAAGATGGTTTAATTATTCGTCCGGGGGAGTAAATAGTTCGAGTTCGACCTACTGCATCTACTAGGAAGAGAGCTGAGCAAGCTTGTGCCGATATATCTAGTATGCAAGAGGGGCCATAAGAGCAACATTCCATAGAACAACAACATATCAAGAAAGATTATATTGGGCAGCAACATACAGGGGACGAGCATATGGAGCAGGGTTAGGAGAAAGCCAGAGCAAGCTTCATGGTGCAGAGTCAAAAG from Cicer arietinum cultivar CDC Frontier isolate Library 1 chromosome 5, Cicar.CDCFrontier_v2.0, whole genome shotgun sequence carries:
- the LOC101509623 gene encoding pentatricopeptide repeat-containing protein At4g13650-like isoform X1: MYPKFGSINYAQHVFDEMLDKNDASWNNMMSGFVRVGRYHGAMKFFCHMLEYGITPSSYVVASLVTACDRSGCMTEGALQIHDYVVKCGLMSNVFVGTSLLHFYGTHRMVSEANKLFEEIEEPNIVSWTSLMVCYADNGYAKEVLNIYRHLRNNRLICNENTMATVIRTCGMFGDKSKTMGYQILGDVVKSGLDTGSVSVANPLISMFGNYDSVEEASCVFNNMKERDTISWNSIITASAHNGHFKESIGHFFWMRRTHTETNYITLSALLPVFGSAQHLKWGRGLHSLILKSGLESNVCICNSLLSMYSQAGSSEDAEFVFHTMPEKDLISWNSMMASHVEDGKYSHAIQLLIEMLKTRKATNYVTFTTTLSSCYNLEKLKIVHAFVIHYGLHHNLIIGNTLVTMYGKFGLMDEAQQVCKLMPERDVVTWNALIGGHADNKEQNAAIEAFNLLREEGLLVNYITIVNLLSACLSPDYLLEHGMPIHAHIIVSGFELNTHVQSSLITMYAQCGDLNTSNYIFDAIANKNSSTWNAILSANAHYGPGEEALKFIARMGNDGVDLDQFSFSVALATIGNLTVLDEGQQLHSWIIKLGFESNEYVLNATMDMYGKCGEIDNVFRILPLPKSRSQRSWNILISALARHGFFRQAAEAFHEMLDLGMRPDHVTFVSLLSACSHGGLVDEGLAYFSSMSTEFGVPTGIEHCVCIIDLLGRSGKLAEAEAFIDKMPVPPNDLVWCSLLASCKIHGNLELGRKAADRLLELDSSDDSAYVLYSNVCASTQRWGDVENVRNQMESHSLKKKPACSWIKLKNKVMTFGMGDQFHPQTAQIYGKLEELRKMAREEGYMPDTSYALQDTDE
- the LOC101509623 gene encoding poly(ADP-ribose) glycohydrolase 1-like isoform X5, with amino-acid sequence MEKREDWRSILPYLPVLMRSPSLFWPSQVVETLREIGSGRVDSGQLLYIAITELRNSLSLSSEPLAPSAAHGYALFFDEELIAALLVCSFLCLFPVHDRYEKQLQPVNFDELFASLYDDYSQKQENKIWCIIHYFQRITSNMPKGVVSFERKVLAWEDDSVHVSYPDTNFWSTSVIPLCRFEVQSSGRIEDHSSEAVEVDFANEYLGGGALRRGCVQEEIRFMINPELISGMLFLPSMADNEAIDIVGVERFSSYKGYASSFRFSGDYVDEKDLDALGRRKTRIVAIDALCGPGMRQYREKYLLREINKAFCGFLHQSPCQQYQKILHENFDAASATSTSMDTSEASNSYEEIRNSQNDYDMMEKNNDIGVATGNWGCGAFGGDPEVKTIIQWLAASQKVLLHVEKSQHETKGNFGAQRPFIAYYTFGLDALQNLDKVVCWILLQRWTVGDLWNMLVEYSKNRSKGDTNVGFLQWLLPSIYDNGYMME
- the LOC101509623 gene encoding poly(ADP-ribose) glycohydrolase 1-like isoform X4; its protein translation is MEKREDWRSILPYLPVLMRSPSLFWPSQVVETLREIGSGRVDSGQLLYIAITELRNSLSLSSEPLAPSAAHGYALFFDELISREECRKWFEEVLPALGDLLLRLPSLLEAHYENADMVIDGEGATIRTGLRMLDSQEPGIVFLTQELIAALLVCSFLCLFPVHDRYEKQLQPVNFDELFASLYDDYSQKQENKIWCIIHYFQRITSNMPKGVVSFERKVLAWEDDSVHVSYPDTNFWSTSVIPLCRFEVQSSGRIEDHSSEAVEVDFANEYLGGGALRRGCVQEEIRFMINPELISGMLFLPSMADNEAIDIVGVERFSSYKGYASSFRFSGDYVDEKDLDALGRRKTRIVAIDALCGPGMRQYREKYLLREINKAFCGFLHQSPCQQYQKILHENFDAASATSTSMDTSEASNSYEEIRNSQNDYDMMEKNNDIGVATGNWGCGAFGGDPEVKTIIQWLAASQAQRPFIAYYTFGLDALQNLDKVVCWILLQRWTVGDLWNMLVEYSKNRSKGDTNVGFLQWLLPSIYDNGYMME
- the LOC101509623 gene encoding poly(ADP-ribose) glycohydrolase 1-like isoform X2, which encodes MEKREDWRSILPYLPVLMRSPSLFWPSQVVETLREIGSGRVDSGQLLYIAITELRNSLSLSSEPLAPSAAHGYALFFDELISREECRKWFEEVLPALGDLLLRLPSLLEAHYENADMVIDGEGATIRTGLRMLDSQEPGIVFLTQELIAALLVCSFLCLFPVHDRYEKQLQPVNFDELFASLYDDYSQKQENKIWCIIHYFQRITSNMPKGVVSFERKVLAWEDDSVHVSYPDTNFWSTSVIPLCRFEVQSSGRIEDHSSEAVEVDFANEYLGGGALRRGCVQEEIRFMINPELISGMLFLPSMADNEAIDIVGVERFSSYKGYASSFRFSGDYVDEKDLDALGRRKTRIVAIDALCGPGMRQYREKYLLREINKAFCGFLHQSPCQQYQKILHENFDAASATSTSMDTSEASNSYEEIRNSQNDYDMMEKNNDIGVATGNWGCGAFGGDPEVKTIIQWLAASQKVLLHVEKSQHETKGNFGAQRPFIAYYTFGLDALQNLDKVVCWILLQRWTVGDLWNMLVEYSKNRSKGDTNVGFLQWLLPSIYDNGYMME
- the LOC101509623 gene encoding poly(ADP-ribose) glycohydrolase 1-like isoform X3 — encoded protein: MEKREDWRSILPYLPVLMRSPSLFWPSQVVETLREIGSGRVDSGQLLYIAITELRNSLSLSSEPLAPSAAHGYALFFDELISREECRKWFEEVLPALGDLLLRLPSLLEAHYENADMVIDGEGATIRTGLRMLDSQEPGIVFLTQELIAALLVCSFLCLFPVHDRYEKQLQPVNFDELFASLYDDYSQKQENKIWCIIHYFQRITSNMPKGVVSFERKVLAWEDDSVHVSYPDTNFWSTSVIPLCRFEVQSSGRIEDHSSEAVEVDFANEYLGGGALRRGCVQEEIRFMINPELISGMLFLPSMADNEAIDIVGVERFSSYKGYASSFRFSGDYVDEKDLDALGRRKTRIVAIDALCGPGMRQYREKYLLREINKAFCGFLHQSPCQQYQKILHENFDAASATSTSMDTSEASNSYEEIRNSQNDYDMMEKNNDIGVATGNWGCGAFGGDPEVKTIIQWLAASQVLLHVEKSQHETKGNFGAQRPFIAYYTFGLDALQNLDKVVCWILLQRWTVGDLWNMLVEYSKNRSKGDTNVGFLQWLLPSIYDNGYMME
- the LOC101509623 gene encoding poly(ADP-ribose) glycohydrolase 1-like isoform X6, whose translation is MVIDGEGATIRTGLRMLDSQEPGIVFLTQELIAALLVCSFLCLFPVHDRYEKQLQPVNFDELFASLYDDYSQKQENKIWCIIHYFQRITSNMPKGVVSFERKVLAWEDDSVHVSYPDTNFWSTSVIPLCRFEVQSSGRIEDHSSEAVEVDFANEYLGGGALRRGCVQEEIRFMINPELISGMLFLPSMADNEAIDIVGVERFSSYKGYASSFRFSGDYVDEKDLDALGRRKTRIVAIDALCGPGMRQYREKYLLREINKAFCGFLHQSPCQQYQKILHENFDAASATSTSMDTSEASNSYEEIRNSQNDYDMMEKNNDIGVATGNWGCGAFGGDPEVKTIIQWLAASQKVLLHVEKSQHETKGNFGAQRPFIAYYTFGLDALQNLDKVVCWILLQRWTVGDLWNMLVEYSKNRSKGDTNVGFLQWLLPSIYDNGYMME